The Thermomonospora amylolytica sequence CCCGGAGTGCAACTCCAGGTAGACGATCTCACCGAGCGCGTCCGCGGCGTGCGCGGTGATGCCGATGGTGACCACGCCGTCCTCGTTGTCGAGACCGGCCACCCACTCGTGCTCTTCGCTGTAACGGAGCTGCTCAGGAACGCTCACGATCGCTTTCTCTCTTCCGGATCCGCACGTTTCACGAACGCTTGTAGAACGGCAGGTCGACCACGTCCACCGGTTCCCGCCTGCCGCGGACGTCGACGGCCAGCTCGCCGCCGGCGGCCCCGCTGTCGACGTAGGCCATGGCGATCGGCCTGCCCAGGGTCGGCGACGGGGCGCCGCTGGTCACCACCCCGCAGGTCGTGCCGTCCGCGGTGACCACCGGGTACCCCTTGCGGGGGGCCCGCTGGCCACGCGCCACCAACCCCACGAGCGTACGGCCCGGAGGGGTCTCGGCGTAGGCGGCCAGCACCTGCCGGCCCACGAAGTCGCCCGGCTTGCCCAGCTTGACCACCCGGCCCAGCCCCGCCTCGTACGGGGTGGTCTCGGCGGTCAGCTCGTTGCCGTACAGCGGCATCCCCGCCTCCAGCCGCAGCGTGTCCCGCGCCGACAGGCCGGCCGGCACCACGCCGTCCACCATGGCCAGCTCGTTCCACAGCGTGACGGCGTCGGCCGCGGCCACGAACAGCTCGAAGCCGTCCTCGCCCGTGTACCCCGTACGCGCGATCAAAGCGTCCACCCCGGCGACCCGCCCGCGCAGCCACGCGTAGTACTTCAGCCCGTCCAGCGGGGCGTCGGTGAACTGGGCCAGGATCGCCTGCGACTGCGGGCCCTGCAGCGCGATCAGCGCGTACTCGTCGCTGCGGTCGTCCACCCGGGCGTCGAACCGCCCGGCGATCCGCTCGGTGAGGGCGTCGCGGACGGTGGCCACGTTGGCGGCGTTGGCGACGACGAGGTACTCCTCCTCGTCCAGCCGGTAGACGATCAGGTCGTCCAGCACCCCGCCGTCCGGGGCGCAGATCATGGTGTAGCGGGCGCGGCCGGCCCTGACCGCCGACAGCTCGCCCACCAGCGCGTAGTCCAGCCCCTCGGCGGCCTGCGGGCCGGTGACGAGGATCTCGCCCATGTGGGACAGGTCGAACAGTCCCGCCCCGGTGCGGACCGCCCGGTGCTCGGCGGTCTCGCTGGTGTACCGCAGGGGCATCTGGAAACCGGCGAAGTCGACGAGGGTCGCGCCGAGTTCACGGTGCACGTCGTACAGCGGAGTCCGCTTGGCGGTGGTGTCATCGGCAGGCACGGGTCGGCTCCTTGTCGCGGTGCGCTGGTCTCATGTTCCCATCCGGACCAGGCTGGACGGTGCCTCCCCCTCTGTCATCGGAGCCTGAGAGATTCGCCTCCCGCCGGGCGGGACGCTTTCACCGTCGGCGGGGGACCGGCGGGTCCCCGCTTTCCAGAGGTCGCCTGTCCCGTGCGGTCCTTGTGCCTGAGAGGTTCCGGGGAGGAGTTGCTCCTTCGGCGTCCCCCGCCGGCTGCGAGGGCGCTCTCCCGCGCGGGGTCATCGGCGCGGCCTCAGGCTAGCAGCGCCCCGGGGGCCGGGGCGAGACCGGCGTTCAGTCCAGGGCCAGGCGGACCGCGTCGGCGGGGCCGGCCGCGTGCCGGACGCCCGGCGGCTCCCGGCCGTCGGCGTCCAGCACCCGCCAGCCGCCGAGCTGCACCACCGGCACGTTCCCGCGCCGCATCGCATGCGCCAGCTCCGACAGCGTCCCCCACGAGCCGCCCACCACGATCACCGCGTCGGCCGCGGTCACCAGCAGCACGTTCCGGCCCTGGCCGAGGCCGGTGGGGATGGCGACCGTCAGGTCGGGGCAGGCGCCCGCGCGGTCGCCGCCGGACAGGATGCCCACCACCGTGCCGCCCGCCGCCCGCGCTCCGGCGGCCACCGCCGCCATCACGCCGCCGTAGCCGCCGCACAGCACGATCGCGCCGCGCTCGGCGAGCAGCCGCCCGACCTCCCGGGCGTCCCGTTCCTCCTGGGGCGTGCAGTCCGCGGGGCCGCACACCGCGATCTGCGGGGTCACCCGGCCCACGGTAGTTGCCGCGTCCGCCGAACTGGGTAGGGCGGTTCGCGAGGTCGTGGGCGACGGGTGACGGGCCTGTAACGTTTGCCCCCGGACGACCTCGACCGAAGGGCGGCCATGCTGAGCGAGATCGACGACCACCGGGTGCCGGGCCCGCCGGAGGCGCCGGCCGATCCGCTGGCGGCGGTGCTGCGCCCGGTCCGGGCCGGCAACGCGTTCGAGGAGACCGTGGAACGGCTCCTGCAGATCATCAAGCTCGGCGTGGTGGCGCACGGCGAGCGGCTCCCGCCGGAACGGGAGCTGGCCCCCCGGCTCGGCATCAGCCGGGTCACGCTGCGCGAGGCGATCCGCGCGCTCCAGCAGGAGGGGTACGTGGAGTCGCGGCGCGGCCGGTCCGGCGGCACCTTCGTGACCTACCGGACGCCCCGGCCCCGCTCGGGCGACCTGGCCCGGGTCGCCGAGGGGCAGGTGGGGCGGCTCACCGACGCCCTGACCTACCGGATGGCGGT is a genomic window containing:
- a CDS encoding TIGR00725 family protein, coding for MTPQIAVCGPADCTPQEERDAREVGRLLAERGAIVLCGGYGGVMAAVAAGARAAGGTVVGILSGGDRAGACPDLTVAIPTGLGQGRNVLLVTAADAVIVVGGSWGTLSELAHAMRRGNVPVVQLGGWRVLDADGREPPGVRHAAGPADAVRLALD
- a CDS encoding FadR/GntR family transcriptional regulator, which produces MLSEIDDHRVPGPPEAPADPLAAVLRPVRAGNAFEETVERLLQIIKLGVVAHGERLPPERELAPRLGISRVTLREAIRALQQEGYVESRRGRSGGTFVTYRTPRPRSGDLARVAEGQVGRLTDALTYRMAVETGAAQLLATMELTEAQAARLRRAQQEANAAGEADYRRLDARFHLTVAELTGSTLLATACADARMRVTDLLNAIPVLQRNIEHSAVQHEAIVNAVLAGDPEAARRAVVEHLEGTAALLRGFLA
- the gcvT gene encoding glycine cleavage system aminomethyltransferase GcvT, which translates into the protein MPADDTTAKRTPLYDVHRELGATLVDFAGFQMPLRYTSETAEHRAVRTGAGLFDLSHMGEILVTGPQAAEGLDYALVGELSAVRAGRARYTMICAPDGGVLDDLIVYRLDEEEYLVVANAANVATVRDALTERIAGRFDARVDDRSDEYALIALQGPQSQAILAQFTDAPLDGLKYYAWLRGRVAGVDALIARTGYTGEDGFELFVAAADAVTLWNELAMVDGVVPAGLSARDTLRLEAGMPLYGNELTAETTPYEAGLGRVVKLGKPGDFVGRQVLAAYAETPPGRTLVGLVARGQRAPRKGYPVVTADGTTCGVVTSGAPSPTLGRPIAMAYVDSGAAGGELAVDVRGRREPVDVVDLPFYKRS